A stretch of the Uranotaenia lowii strain MFRU-FL chromosome 3, ASM2978415v1, whole genome shotgun sequence genome encodes the following:
- the LOC129753688 gene encoding putative odorant receptor 83c — translation MTSSQTSVEIFLEFRDLARRMATFVGADVIAENYRPNYRSWMSLTATTTYMVTIPYTIWYYYPDYIFILQSLAIIGIGVQGFFKFYSALVHRKFFQGRIKYLEDFHRQQTNHPWNRIILRDLMRNSFLVGKFLIATYLSAAFGFALYPIYIYVVYGERVLPLTALLPGINADSHTGYFLTLGFQLFVLGLGLSGMSAADLAILLFVVNLAALVDVFKGSLQELNVLLEAPIRDEQAIRKKTRDIFLEHGSIENYESELDERYFFINFIQIVSAVSCMSISLFLCYTTNYLPGYAFLVGAFFQLLEFCLLGTIFTVKNNHMIDAIYDVKWYLLPLKERREWNFLLHKSQNAIDLTVGGFSKLNLETFVAIINTIYQYFAILINFVEN, via the exons ATGACAAGCAGCCAAACGTCCGTGGAGATCTTTCTGGAGTTCAGAGACTTGGCCCGTCGAATGGCTACCTTCGTTGGGGCGGATGTAATAGCCGAAAACTACCGCCCCAACTACCGATCCTGGATGTCACTGACGGCAACGACGACCTACATGGTCACCATTCCGTACACGATCTGGTACTACTACCCGGATTATATCTTTATCCTGCAATCGTTGGCCATTATTGGTATTGGCGTGCAaggatttttcaagttttacagCGCTCTAGTTCATCGGAAGTTTTTCCAAGGCCGCATAAAGTACCTGGAAGACTTTCACCGACAACAGACAAATCATCCGTGGAACCGAATCATCCTGAGGGATTTGATGAGAAACAGTTTTctagttggaaaatttctaatAGCAACATATCTGAGTGCAGCCTTCGGATTCGCACTGTACCCCATTTATATCTATGTGGTTTATGGCGAGAGAGTCTTGCCTTTAACCGCACTTCTCCCGGGGATAAATGCGGATTCCCATACGGGATACTTTCTAACTCTTGGCTTTCAGCTGTTCGTACTTGGGCTGGGATTGAGCGGTATGTCCGCGGCAGACTTAGCAATTTTACTTTTCGTCGTTAATTTGGCAGCACTGGTTGACGTCTTCAAAGGTAGTCTCCAAGAATTGAACGTGCTTCTGGAAGCTCCAATCCGGGACGAGCAAGCAATCCGTAAGAAAACGAGAGACATCTTCTTAGAACATGGTTCAATTGAGAA TTACGAATCGGAGCTGGATGAgcgatattttttcatcaacttcatACAAATCGTCTCTGCTGTTTCTTGCATGAGTATTTCGCTATTTCTCTGCTACACGACCAACTATTTACCGGGCTATGCATTTCTAGTTGGAGCTTTTTTCCAGTTGCTAGAGTTTTGTTTGCTGGGAACAATCTTCACAGTCAAA AACAATCACATGATAGACGCCATCTACGATGTCAAGTGGTATCTATTGCCACTGAAGGAACGTCGAGAGTGGAACTTCCTGCTTCACAAAAGCCAGAATGCCATTGATCTCACCGTTGGAGGGTTTTCGAAGCTTAACTTGGAAACTTTCGTTGCG ATCATCAACACCATCTATCAGTACTTTGCAATACTGATcaattttgtggaaaactga